In the genome of Candidatus Methylomirabilis sp., one region contains:
- the rplL gene encoding 50S ribosomal protein L7/L12 yields the protein MAKVTVDDVLDSIENWTVLDLNKLVKGIEEKFGVSATAMMPVAAVGQGGAAAAAAAPTEEKTEFSVILASVGEKKIQVIKEVRAITGLGLKEAKDLVEGAPKPVKEGLSKAEAEEIKAKLEATGATAELK from the coding sequence ATGGCAAAGGTCACAGTTGATGACGTGTTGGACTCGATTGAGAATTGGACTGTCTTGGACCTCAACAAACTGGTGAAGGGGATTGAGGAGAAATTTGGCGTCTCTGCAACAGCGATGATGCCTGTGGCGGCGGTTGGCCAAGGAGGAGCTGCTGCTGCTGCAGCGGCGCCAACTGAGGAGAAGACGGAGTTTTCGGTCATCCTCGCTTCTGTGGGGGAAAAGAAGATCCAGGTGATCAAAGAGGTGAGGGCAATCACCGGACTTGGCCTGAAAGAGGCAAAGGACCTGGTCGAAGGCGCTCCTAAGCCGGTGAAGGAAGGGCTGTCGAAAGCTGAGGCGGAGGAGATCAAGGCGAAGCTCGAGGCCACTGGCGCCACCGCAGAACTCAAGTAG
- the rplJ gene encoding 50S ribosomal protein L10, translating to MKRAEKAAVVDELKTGLAGATVAMLADPRGLTVSELTELRKLLRQQGMAFQVVKNTLARLATTGTELQELRPYLVGPTAIVHGKGDPTAPAKLLASFIKTKPTFQIKAGFAEGKVLAGQDAMALADLPSREVLAARLAGIMQSPLRGLVAVLGGPLRSLLMVLEAVRQQKG from the coding sequence GTGAAGCGAGCGGAAAAAGCAGCGGTAGTTGATGAGCTGAAGACCGGGCTGGCAGGGGCGACGGTTGCCATGTTGGCAGACCCTCGGGGTCTCACTGTAAGCGAGTTGACTGAACTGAGAAAACTGCTCCGGCAGCAGGGGATGGCTTTTCAGGTCGTCAAGAACACCCTCGCCAGATTGGCCACCACGGGGACTGAGCTCCAGGAACTGAGGCCGTACCTTGTTGGCCCGACAGCGATTGTTCATGGCAAAGGTGATCCTACCGCGCCAGCCAAGCTCTTAGCCTCTTTCATCAAGACGAAACCGACCTTCCAAATTAAAGCCGGCTTCGCGGAGGGAAAGGTGCTGGCGGGGCAAGATGCCATGGCGCTCGCCGATCTCCCCTCGCGTGAGGTGCTTGCGGCGAGGCTTGCTGGCATTATGCAATCCCCGCTTCGCGGTCTTGTCGCTGTACTTGGTGGGCCGCTTCGTTCCCTCCTGATGGTCCTGGAGGCAGTGAGGCAGCAGAAAGGGTAG